The Mercurialis annua linkage group LG8, ddMerAnnu1.2, whole genome shotgun sequence genome window below encodes:
- the LOC126661645 gene encoding uncharacterized protein LOC126661645, whose product MKWRCIDNDVCVFCNRESETVTHLFFDCSILRGVLKSVMNACDINRDIVTWRREWSWYTRKTGGKSLLAKVRRLAFICTIYQIWRGRNKIVFEKTPVDVEAIKALIKRDILMKLFAKKSNSFCFQNLYQKWYSM is encoded by the coding sequence ATGAAATGGAGGTGTATTGATAATGATGTTTGTGTCTTCTGCAATAGGGAGTCTGAAACTGTCACCCATCTGTTCTTTGATTGCAGTATTCTTAGAGGCGTTCTGAAGTCTGTTATGAATGCTTGTGACATCAATAGAGACATTGTTACTTGGAGAAGAGAATGGTCATGGTACACTAGAAAAACTGGAGGCAAGAGCCTGCTTGCTAAGGTCAGGAGATTGGCGTTTATTTGTACTATCTATCAGATATGGAGAGGAAGGAATAAGATTGTGTTTGAGAAAACCCCAGTGGATGTTGAGGCTATCAAAGCTTTGATTAAGAGGGATATACTTATGAAGCTTTTTGCTAAGAAGAGCAACTCTTTTTGCTTTCAGAACTTATACCAGAAGTGGTATAGCATGTAA